A single Carnobacterium alterfunditum DSM 5972 DNA region contains:
- a CDS encoding chromate transporter, producing MIYLQLFWSFFQVGALSFGGGYAALPLIQEQVIEKNDWLTNTEYIDVLTISQMTPGPIALNASTFVGTKVAGIPGSIFATLGCITPSVIIVLVLAVFYYKYKGLSLVQGVIKGLRPAVVALIASAGLSILLTALFNKDTLPIEWAKLDLVSLVLFIVGLVLLRKTKINPIYVMLAAGLARLIIYGVATL from the coding sequence ATGATTTATTTGCAATTATTTTGGAGTTTTTTTCAAGTAGGTGCTCTAAGTTTTGGTGGTGGTTATGCCGCGTTGCCTTTGATCCAAGAGCAAGTGATCGAGAAGAACGACTGGTTGACGAACACCGAATACATTGACGTTTTAACGATCTCACAGATGACACCTGGTCCAATTGCTTTGAACGCTTCTACTTTTGTCGGCACAAAAGTAGCTGGAATACCTGGATCGATTTTTGCTACCTTGGGGTGTATCACACCTTCTGTTATTATCGTTTTAGTGCTAGCCGTTTTTTATTATAAATACAAAGGGCTTTCTTTAGTACAAGGAGTTATTAAAGGCTTACGCCCTGCCGTTGTTGCTTTAATTGCTTCTGCTGGATTGTCAATTTTATTGACTGCTTTATTTAATAAAGATACTCTTCCAATTGAATGGGCTAAATTAGATTTAGTTTCTTTGGTTTTGTTTATTGTTGGTTTGGTTTTGCTGCGAAAAACAAAGATCAATCCTATCTATGTCATGCTTGCTGCTGGACTAGCTCGTCTGATTATTTACGGAGTCGCAACACTCTGA
- a CDS encoding MgtC/SapB family protein: MFELEYGEIMLRLVMAVVFGSIIGYEREIRGHDAGLRTHILVCVGACIITLVQLQVTYNTIEMALNEPSLNQVLNTDMTRMPAQIISGIGFLGAGTIIVTRKSVVGLTTAASIWTIAGLGIAVGMGSYFLALMSSLIILLILRVIKKIFRVQTSKRIEIYYINREETKKFLTNYFANMNINILGLDYSVNTKSAEKNSYINLYTISLPDTKSIASVVEDLSEFEYIHRVHTLREN, translated from the coding sequence ATGTTTGAATTGGAATACGGTGAAATTATGCTCCGCTTAGTAATGGCTGTTGTCTTCGGGAGTATTATCGGATATGAACGAGAAATAAGAGGTCACGATGCTGGCTTGCGGACGCATATATTGGTGTGTGTCGGTGCCTGTATCATCACTTTAGTCCAATTACAGGTAACCTATAATACGATTGAAATGGCCCTAAATGAGCCAAGTTTAAATCAAGTTTTAAATACAGATATGACACGGATGCCGGCTCAAATTATTAGTGGAATTGGTTTTTTAGGAGCAGGTACGATCATTGTAACCAGAAAGAGTGTTGTAGGATTGACTACGGCTGCTTCTATTTGGACAATTGCCGGTTTAGGCATAGCCGTCGGAATGGGAAGTTATTTTTTAGCACTTATGAGCAGTTTGATTATTTTACTTATTCTACGTGTCATCAAAAAAATATTTCGGGTCCAAACTTCAAAAAGAATTGAGATTTATTATATCAATCGCGAAGAGACCAAAAAGTTTTTGACCAATTACTTTGCCAACATGAATATCAATATATTAGGCTTAGATTACAGTGTAAATACAAAGAGTGCCGAAAAAAACAGTTACATCAACTTGTATACGATCAGCTTGCCAGATACGAAATCTATTGCTTCTGTAGTAGAAGACCTCTCAGAATTTGAATACATCCATCGAGTTCATACTTTAAGAGAAAACTAA
- a CDS encoding YfhO family protein, which produces MLKDLGENLFEEKKITKRTFALFTGLFLIMIVGIYSYFVVMQKSFIWQGDGFSQHYLIFKDYLALIKDYFADPSVGLPFWDWTNGMGADVLSAYGYYVIGDPFVYLGLLFPTSMTELAFHVLILLRLYFIGMAFLFYCREMQVGSSGALVGSMMYTFTFYVILNVTRHPFFLMPMLFFPLLCIGIEKILHNKSNTVFIVAIFLSACSNFYFFYMLSVLIFIYAVIRYFQLYGKKTIRHFLTYVWTSIYSYLIGLVLSSVLFVPIVGGFLQSSREPGEFASGLLIYPTKYYWSLILNVFVSERYLWTVFGFSSFALLLLPMLWMKRKEFGFISGSLALFAVILLLPAFGSIMNGFAGPYNRWTFAIPLFISLGAAMLFNSRFKLKKKEYSAMGAVLLVYSGAIVLIMQVVGFKTAYVAPLIFAGMMWLLLFSANRQQTRKPLTRRSKWLYSAFLLVVIMVDLGFSAMDYYYPWGQNKIELSLDYGTVDENYLSTFDGLEQELPQNQDISRIGVTSKDNHVKNQMIILEEMGLNSYLSVSNGFISNFAQQLETGQFQLIQPLRNGFDDRQIANNFLGVRYILTEKENEAYLPYGYEVAEDLSDKSSSFIVAETKNYFPFAYANTTYLTYESFRQLNPIEKEQFLSYGVIVESEEGDTTDLTLFDQPLEVKSEDYQLVSNDPIKASVEEEKIIIKESNGKVELIVDDPTALQNTEVYVYLEGLDFTPSTSDPLTRTPTSFTAKVALGERKKAIRQSDVLSFSSYIKRSEMLFNMGYQDENSKEKTISLQFSEAGEYALEDITVFVVPKDAGYSARVAEKRANQLNIEQFTNKMVSGSVTMTESSILSTTIPYTEGWKAEVNGKKVETILVNEGFIGLPLESGTSAVTFTYQPPFLIVGAWLSLVGTIALAVNHVFWNKH; this is translated from the coding sequence TTGTTAAAAGACCTTGGCGAGAACCTATTTGAAGAAAAGAAAATCACTAAACGGACTTTTGCTCTCTTTACTGGGTTGTTCTTGATCATGATCGTCGGGATCTACAGTTACTTTGTAGTGATGCAAAAATCGTTTATTTGGCAAGGAGACGGTTTTTCACAGCACTATTTAATTTTCAAAGATTATCTCGCTTTAATAAAAGACTACTTCGCAGACCCCTCAGTTGGGTTACCATTTTGGGACTGGACAAATGGAATGGGTGCAGACGTACTAAGTGCTTACGGGTATTATGTGATCGGTGATCCGTTTGTTTATCTTGGTTTGCTATTTCCTACAAGTATGACTGAACTTGCTTTTCATGTTTTGATACTGCTGCGTCTTTATTTTATAGGTATGGCCTTTTTGTTTTATTGTCGCGAGATGCAGGTTGGCAGTTCAGGTGCTTTAGTTGGTTCAATGATGTATACCTTTACTTTCTATGTCATTTTAAATGTCACTCGGCATCCTTTTTTTCTTATGCCAATGCTGTTTTTCCCGTTGTTGTGTATTGGGATCGAAAAGATTCTCCACAATAAATCAAATACAGTATTCATAGTCGCCATTTTTCTCAGTGCGTGCAGCAATTTTTATTTTTTTTATATGTTGAGTGTATTGATTTTTATCTATGCTGTTATACGGTATTTTCAGCTTTATGGCAAAAAGACCATCAGACATTTTCTGACGTATGTCTGGACATCCATTTATTCTTATCTGATAGGATTAGTGCTCTCAAGTGTATTATTCGTCCCAATCGTAGGGGGATTCTTACAATCTTCAAGAGAGCCAGGAGAATTTGCAAGCGGATTGCTGATTTATCCTACTAAATACTATTGGTCATTAATTTTAAATGTATTCGTTTCTGAACGGTATTTATGGACAGTATTTGGCTTTTCTTCCTTTGCTTTATTATTGCTGCCGATGCTGTGGATGAAGCGTAAAGAATTCGGCTTTATTTCTGGAAGCCTAGCTTTATTTGCCGTAATATTGCTATTGCCGGCATTTGGCTCCATAATGAATGGCTTCGCTGGTCCATATAACCGATGGACCTTTGCTATTCCTTTATTTATTTCATTGGGAGCTGCGATGCTTTTCAATAGTCGCTTCAAATTAAAGAAAAAAGAATATTCAGCAATGGGAGCGGTGCTCCTAGTATACAGCGGAGCAATTGTTCTGATCATGCAAGTTGTCGGTTTTAAAACAGCTTATGTTGCTCCCTTGATTTTTGCAGGAATGATGTGGCTGTTGCTATTTTCAGCAAATAGACAACAAACTAGGAAGCCGTTAACAAGGCGTTCTAAGTGGCTCTATTCGGCCTTTTTATTAGTGGTTATTATGGTTGATTTAGGTTTTAGTGCTATGGATTACTATTATCCATGGGGACAAAACAAGATAGAATTATCGCTAGACTACGGAACGGTAGATGAAAATTACTTATCAACCTTTGATGGGCTAGAGCAAGAACTGCCACAAAATCAAGATATCTCTCGCATTGGAGTCACGAGTAAGGATAATCATGTGAAAAACCAGATGATCATCCTAGAAGAAATGGGATTGAATTCATATTTATCGGTTTCAAATGGATTTATTTCAAATTTTGCCCAACAATTAGAAACAGGGCAATTTCAACTTATTCAGCCCTTAAGGAATGGTTTTGACGATCGCCAAATCGCCAATAATTTTTTAGGCGTTCGTTACATTCTTACAGAAAAAGAAAATGAAGCCTATCTTCCATACGGGTATGAAGTAGCAGAAGACCTTTCTGATAAGAGTTCCTCTTTTATTGTAGCTGAAACAAAAAATTACTTTCCTTTTGCCTATGCCAATACGACTTATTTAACCTATGAATCGTTTAGACAACTGAACCCCATTGAGAAAGAGCAGTTCTTATCGTATGGAGTTATTGTAGAGTCAGAAGAAGGAGATACGACCGACTTAACATTATTTGATCAGCCATTAGAGGTCAAAAGTGAAGACTATCAATTGGTCTCAAATGATCCAATTAAAGCTAGTGTTGAAGAAGAGAAAATAATAATAAAAGAGAGTAACGGGAAAGTTGAACTAATAGTAGATGACCCAACCGCTCTACAAAATACTGAAGTCTATGTTTATTTAGAAGGATTAGATTTTACGCCAAGTACAAGTGATCCTTTGACAAGAACACCGACTAGTTTTACTGCTAAGGTAGCATTAGGCGAACGAAAAAAAGCGATTCGCCAATCAGACGTTTTAAGTTTTAGTTCTTATATCAAACGTTCAGAAATGTTGTTTAATATGGGGTATCAAGATGAAAATAGCAAAGAAAAAACGATTTCGCTTCAATTTTCTGAAGCAGGAGAATACGCATTGGAAGACATTACGGTATTTGTCGTTCCGAAAGATGCAGGTTATTCAGCTAGAGTTGCAGAAAAAAGAGCCAATCAATTAAATATAGAACAATTTACGAATAAAATGGTTAGCGGCTCAGTGACAATGACCGAATCTTCTATCTTATCCACAACGATTCCCTATACTGAGGGTTGGAAAGCAGAAGTGAATGGTAAAAAGGTTGAAACGATTCTTGTTAATGAAGGGTTTATTGGACTTCCGTTAGAATCTGGAACTTCAGCAGTCACGTTTACGTACCAACCACCATTTTTGATCGTAGGGGCTTGGCTTTCTTTAGTAGGAACAATAGCATTAGCAGTAAACCACGTATTTTGGAACAAGCACTAA
- a CDS encoding GtrA family protein, translating into MKKLISKYDEVIGYLVFGGLTTVVNIVVFYLFDSILGVHYLFANAITIIVSILFAFFTNKKYVFKSATPTFQLWLKEFSLFVSFRLLSAVFDMGSMWLLVDGLDLDANWAKIITQFIVVVLNYAFSKFFIFKQGE; encoded by the coding sequence ATAAAAAAGCTCATTAGTAAATACGACGAAGTAATTGGTTATTTGGTTTTCGGAGGTCTGACAACCGTTGTAAATATTGTTGTTTTCTATTTATTTGATTCTATTCTTGGAGTGCATTATTTGTTTGCAAATGCCATCACCATTATTGTTTCAATTTTATTTGCTTTTTTTACCAATAAAAAATATGTGTTCAAATCAGCCACGCCGACTTTTCAATTGTGGCTGAAAGAATTTAGTTTGTTTGTCTCTTTTCGTTTATTGTCAGCTGTTTTTGATATGGGAAGTATGTGGCTGCTAGTTGATGGATTGGATCTGGATGCGAACTGGGCAAAAATCATCACACAATTTATTGTTGTGGTATTGAATTATGCGTTCAGTAAATTCTTTATTTTTAAACAAGGAGAGTGA
- a CDS encoding glycosyltransferase family 2 protein, translating into MKTITILIPAYNEEAVIDKMYEKLDSVCGGLPQYQFEFLFVNDGSTDRTLEQIKAFKQNDPRVQYVDLSRNFGKEPAMLAGFDYANGDALITIDADLQQPPEMFAEMIQWWEKGYDDVYAVRKEREGETWLKKWTSTMYYRVLQKVAKVKVYPQAGDFRLLDKKCIQALTKLREHERYTKGMYGWIGFKKKEISYIAEARAGGETKWNISDLMNLALNGITSYSTIPLRIWSIIGTSISILSFIYLAVEIIRTALFGANVDGYPSLIAGILFLGGIQLISLGIIGEYLGRVFIETKERPVYFIQEYSEGETEEDEAVPDKLKEAKKAMDVRDDKDKKAH; encoded by the coding sequence ATGAAGACGATTACGATATTGATTCCCGCATATAATGAAGAAGCAGTAATTGACAAAATGTATGAAAAATTAGACAGCGTTTGTGGAGGTTTACCTCAGTATCAATTTGAATTTCTATTTGTTAATGATGGAAGTACCGATAGAACACTTGAGCAGATAAAAGCTTTTAAACAAAATGATCCACGTGTGCAATATGTAGATCTATCCCGTAATTTTGGAAAAGAACCAGCTATGTTAGCAGGATTTGATTACGCTAATGGCGATGCTCTAATCACTATCGATGCTGATCTTCAGCAACCACCAGAGATGTTTGCTGAAATGATCCAATGGTGGGAAAAAGGCTATGACGATGTTTATGCCGTTCGAAAAGAACGCGAAGGGGAAACATGGTTAAAAAAATGGACATCTACTATGTATTACCGAGTACTGCAAAAGGTTGCGAAAGTAAAAGTTTATCCTCAAGCAGGCGACTTTAGATTGTTAGATAAAAAATGTATTCAAGCGTTGACTAAGCTTAGAGAGCATGAGCGTTACACGAAAGGAATGTATGGTTGGATAGGATTTAAAAAGAAAGAAATTTCTTATATAGCAGAAGCTAGAGCTGGTGGAGAAACAAAATGGAACATCTCAGATTTGATGAATTTAGCATTGAATGGGATCACCTCCTACAGCACGATCCCTTTAAGGATCTGGTCAATTATCGGAACCAGTATCTCAATACTTTCCTTTATCTATTTAGCTGTTGAAATTATTCGCACAGCTTTATTTGGGGCAAATGTGGACGGATATCCTTCTTTAATTGCTGGTATTTTATTTTTAGGCGGTATCCAACTCATTTCACTTGGAATTATTGGTGAGTATTTGGGTCGTGTTTTTATCGAAACGAAGGAACGACCAGTTTACTTTATTCAAGAATATTCAGAAGGAGAAACTGAAGAGGATGAAGCAGTCCCCGACAAACTAAAAGAAGCAAAGAAAGCGATGGATGTAAGAGATGACAAAGATAAAAAAGCTCATTAG